Proteins encoded by one window of Lates calcarifer isolate ASB-BC8 linkage group LG7_1, TLL_Latcal_v3, whole genome shotgun sequence:
- the LOC108895804 gene encoding toll-like receptor 5, with amino-acid sequence MWTLALQLVFTGLHIQVTTCYPSCTLYGLVAACASQHHYWVPALPCNITHLYLERNYISEINSTSLRDYDQLQQLDLGMQNVQLIIRNNAFLRQRKLTRLVLGYNIGLQLEPRAFAGLFNLQHFFLDKCSLNDSILSESYLQHLFSLELLDLSYNELARLRPGLFFSKLTRFTKLNLKLNQIRGLCEEDLVGFRGKYFTYMNLTSNLFGRMYEGNFDWETCGNPFRGMAFNILDLSSYGFNIITTRNFFNAIQGTQIDHLIFSGNLSKDLSYNKLADPDQSTFEGLMNSKIKHFDLSNSYIFALQRAVFSSLKAAIIIDISGNKINQIERNAFSGLQGHLQLLNLSSNLLGEIVYHTFTNLAELRVLDLSYNHIGVLGHKAFSGLPRLQTLNLTGNSLRILGSPASLPNLDYLLLNDNKLTSLYHITDMGMNSLHVDVSDNRLTNLEDVYLIVTNFKRLQNFFYGGNLIKWCTLNQIFIIPYNNSLQKLDLHDSSLQIIWEQGKCFDLFDHLENLLSLSINFNSLTTLPQGIFRGLSSIIELDLSHNSLTYLQPGVFPVSLKKLDLSNNYLASPDPMTFQSLIFLDLAANRFHCDCSLEKFLKWLNETNVTFLSPTEDFICEFPAALHNLPLLNYTTSTEPCEEDDEKAVHGLKFALFILSALLVIAVILSGIVYARFRGHVFIIYKKIIGRVLEGPKPVATLEEVPYDVFLCFSNSDYRWVEAVLLNKLDNQFSEENIFHCCFEARDFLPGEDHLSNIREAIWGSRKTVCIISKEFLKDGWCLEAFTLAHFRMLEELTNILIMLVVGKVAHYQLMKYNAIRAFIRRRAYLIWPEDPQDQEWFYEQLISQILKDTKVKKFPEDKPQPAQHNIQPQYEDSVQLENIRTNAM; translated from the exons ATGTGGACGCTGGCTCTTCAGTTGGTTTTCACTGGTTTACACATACAG GTCACAACATGCTACCCTTCATGCACTTTATATGGCCTTGTAGCTGCTTGCGCCTCACAGCACCACTACTGGGTCCCTGCTCTGCCTTGTAACATCACCCACCTCTACCTGGAGAGGAACTACATCAGTGAGATCAACAGCACCTCACTCAGAGACTATGACCAGCTGCAACAATTGGATCTTGGAATGCAGAATGTACAGCTTATCATTAGGAACAATGCTTTCCTCAGGCAGAGAAAACTGACACGGTTGGTTCTAGGTTACAATATTGGTCTTCAGCTGGAGCCAAGGGCATTTGCAGGACTGTTCAATttacaacatttctttttgGATAAGTGCAGTTTGAATGACTCCATACTATCGGAAAGCTATCTGCAGCATCTTTTCTCCTTAGAGTTGCTTGATCTCTCTTATAATGAACTAGCGAGACTCCGACCTGGACTGTTCTTTTCAAAACTCACAAGGTTCACAAAGTTAAACCTCAAACTGAATCAGATTAGAGGTTTATGTGAAGAAGATCTTGTTggtttcagagggaaatacttcACATATATGAACTTGACCTCCAACCTCTTTGGTAGAATGTATGAAGGAAATTTTGACTGGGAAACGTGCGGAAACCCTTTCAGAGGGATGGCCTTTAATATCCTTGACCTATCCAGCTATGGCTTCAACATCATCACAACAAGAAATTTTTTCAACGCAATACAGGGGACTCAGATCGATCATCTTATATTCTCTGGAAACCTGAGTAAAGACTTGTCATATAACAAATTAGCCGATCCAGATCAAAGCACATTTGAAGGCCTCATGAACagtaaaattaaacattttgatcTGTCTAACAGCTATATATTTGCTTTACAGAGGGCTGTTTTTAGTTCCCTAAAGGCTGCAATAATTATTGACATTTCTGgaaacaaaatcaatcaaattgAAAGAAATGCCTTCAGTGGTCTTCAGGGACATTTACAGTTGCTCAACCTATCATCCAACCTGCTAGGAGAAATTGTTTATCACACATTCACCAATCTGGCAGAGCTTAGGGTGTTGGATTTGTCTTACAACCATATTGGTGTATTGGGACACAAAGCTTTCAGTGGCCTTCCCAgattacaaacattaaatctgACAGGAAACTCACTGCGAATCCTGGGTTCTCCTGCATCATTACCAAACTTAGATTACCTCCTTTTGAATGACAACAAGTTGACATCACTGTATCACATCACTGACATGGGTATGAACAGCCTCCATGTGGATGTTAGTGACAACAGATTAACAAACTTGGAGGATGTTTATCTCATAGTGACTAATTTCAAGCGTCTCCAGAATTTTTTCTATGGTGGAAACCTCATCAAGTGGTGCACactaaatcagatttttataaTACCTTATAATAATAGTTTGCAAAAGCTTGATCTTCATGACAGTTCTCTTCAAATAATCTGGGAACAGGGGAAATGCTTTGACTTGTTTGATCATCTTGAGAATCTTCTCAGTCTCAGTATAAACTTTAACTCACTCACCACTCTCCCACAAGGGATTTTCAGAGGTCTCAGCTCAATCATAGAGCTTGACCTCTCACATAATTCCCTGACCTATCTGCAGCCAGGTGTATTTCCAGTCAGCTTGAAAAAGCTCGACCTGTCAAACAACTACCTAGCCTCCCCAGATCCTATGACTTTTCAGTCTCTCATCTTCCTCGATCTGGCAGCAAATCGGTTTCACTGTGATTGCAGTCTGGAGAAATTCTTGAAGTGGCTGAATGAGACAAATGTAACCTTTCTTAGTCCAACTGAGGATTTTATATGTGAGTTTCCAGCTGCTCTGCATAACCTTCCTCTGCTGAATTACACCACGAGTACTGAACCGtgtgaggaggatgatgaaaaGGCTGTTCATGGTCTTAAGTTtgctctcttcatcctctctgctctcctcgTCATTGCTGTCATCCTCAGTGGGATTGTTTACGCCCGTTTCCGAGGGCATGTATTCATCATATACAAAAAAATTATTGGCAGGGTTCTTGAGGGCCCGAAACCGGTGGCTACTTTGGAAGAGGTGCCATACGATGTCTTCCTCTGCTTCAGCAACAGTGACTATAGGTGGGTGGAAGCTGTTTTGCTGAATAAGCTTGATAACCAGTTTTCAGAGGAGAACATCTTCCACTGTTGTTTTGAGGCCAGAGACTTTCTGCCAGGTGAGGATCACCTTTCAAACATCAGAGAAGCAATCTGGGGCAGCAGGAAGACTGTGTGTATCATCTCCAAGGAGTTCCTTAAAG ACGGCTGGTGCTTGGAGGCGTTCACTTTGGCACACTTCCGGATGCTGGAGGAGCTGACAAACATCTTGATTATGTTGGTAGTAGGGAAG GTGGCTCACTACCAGCTGATGAAGTACAATGCAATCAGAGCTTTCATTCGGAGGAGAGCATACCTCATCTGGCCAGAGGACCCTCAGGACCAGGAGTGGTTTTATGAGCAACTGATCTCACAGATCCTCAAAGACACCAAAGTGAAAAAGTTTCCAGAGGACAAACCTCAGCCTGCACAGCATAACATCCAACCTCAATATGAGGACAGTGTTCAGCTGGAGAACATCAGGACAAATGCCATGTGA